In Arthrobacter sp. SLBN-83, one DNA window encodes the following:
- a CDS encoding VRR-NUC domain-containing protein, whose protein sequence is MPRKKNQREKAVEQYLLTQCRRHGLFCLKFVSPARGGVPDRIVLTPTGTVFVEVKRPGGDLEKRQRVMHAKMRRFGAEIHVVDDEQAVDAFITHVLGYRRIESQQKAAS, encoded by the coding sequence ATGCCGAGGAAGAAGAACCAGCGGGAGAAGGCCGTCGAGCAGTACCTGCTCACGCAGTGCCGCCGGCACGGTCTGTTCTGCCTGAAGTTCGTGTCCCCGGCCCGCGGGGGCGTCCCCGACCGAATCGTCCTCACGCCCACCGGCACGGTCTTCGTCGAGGTCAAGCGACCCGGCGGAGACCTCGAGAAGCGCCAGCGCGTCATGCACGCCAAGATGCGCCGTTTCGGTGCCGAGATCCACGTCGTGGATGACGAGCAGGCCGTCGACGCCTTCATCACCCACGTGCTCGGTTACCGCCGGATCGAGAGCCAGCAGAAAGCAGCATCATGA
- a CDS encoding dATP/dGTP diphosphohydrolase domain-containing protein: MTATATAAGPETAARDYETKDSGSRRVTASGMQREVKTGQPRFDLLVPLQVPYQDQLLTRTAALVERGARKYDSRDWEQASTAAEMEEFRASAFRHFMQWMCGEDDEDHAAAVVFNLLAAESTRTVIARGDAGTPEAAR; the protein is encoded by the coding sequence ATGACCGCAACAGCCACGGCCGCGGGCCCGGAGACAGCCGCCCGCGACTACGAAACGAAAGACTCGGGATCACGCAGGGTCACCGCCTCCGGCATGCAGCGCGAGGTGAAGACAGGCCAGCCCCGCTTCGACCTGCTCGTACCGCTTCAGGTGCCCTACCAGGACCAGCTGCTCACAAGGACGGCCGCGCTCGTGGAGCGTGGAGCGCGCAAGTACGACTCGCGCGACTGGGAGCAGGCCAGCACTGCCGCAGAGATGGAGGAGTTCCGCGCCAGCGCCTTCCGCCACTTCATGCAGTGGATGTGCGGCGAAGACGATGAGGACCACGCGGCTGCCGTGGTGTTCAACCTCCTGGCCGCGGAAAGCACCCGGACGGTGATCGCCCGCGGTGACGCCGGAACCCCGGAGGCCGCCCGATGA
- a CDS encoding DEAD/DEAH box helicase, with the protein MTTTIAPPQPSPAPIVLKPYQQQIHDFLVSRPFAGAWLGVGAGKTLSTLSVLQTVRPMGHILVVAPIAIARSTWLDEIDKWGFPIRTKSLIVNENDRKLPKEKRLERFREVFSDPPTMYFVNQELLTQPSQGARLLQLTGDPTGDAIAAGISPEAVRLRGLIETIGPMAQEQLIGHFLQLAAGQSGTKAPTKTAVKEAISELVTRGALERESHDCRSCGGDGCAQCRYGLVDQMPIQSINGQDTLIWPFQTVIIDESQGFKSHSSARFKALKAVRPAITRLIELTGTPSPNGLHDLWSQIYLLDQGEALGRTITEFRNRWFIPKMVPGTTTPAKWIPTPNAEAEIHEAIRHLVMSAQNTNLNLPGLTIQDANVTLPPDLMQAYKEFRRDLVLDVVKTYQDEDGKLTQSVESIVAENQAVLTSKLMQFASGTLYTADPEDPATKGQYEVIHDKKLEMAEYLVRNSGGDPVLVAYHFRSDLEQLMARFKKAGIDAQVFDGSREMVRRWNAKQIQVMLLHPAAAGHGLNLQDGGSTMIWYTLPFSLEHYLQTNGRLYRTGQTKPVVIHRIITKGTQDERMPGVLAEKQQVQDDLISAVSGEEAILVALEEEIQDDLNDLWVSERV; encoded by the coding sequence ATGACCACGACCATCGCACCACCGCAGCCGTCACCCGCGCCCATCGTGCTCAAGCCCTACCAGCAGCAGATCCACGACTTCCTCGTCAGCCGCCCCTTCGCCGGAGCCTGGCTTGGTGTCGGAGCCGGGAAGACGCTTTCGACCCTCAGCGTCCTGCAGACAGTCCGGCCGATGGGCCACATCCTCGTCGTCGCACCGATCGCGATCGCTCGCTCGACCTGGCTCGACGAGATCGACAAATGGGGATTCCCGATCCGAACCAAGTCGCTCATCGTCAACGAGAACGACCGGAAGCTGCCCAAGGAGAAGCGACTGGAACGCTTTCGGGAAGTCTTCTCCGACCCGCCGACGATGTACTTCGTCAACCAGGAGTTGCTGACCCAGCCCTCCCAGGGTGCGCGTCTGCTCCAGCTGACCGGCGACCCTACCGGCGATGCCATCGCCGCCGGGATCTCACCGGAGGCCGTGCGGCTGCGCGGGCTCATCGAGACGATCGGACCAATGGCCCAGGAGCAGCTGATCGGACACTTCCTGCAGCTGGCTGCCGGGCAGTCCGGAACCAAAGCCCCCACCAAGACCGCGGTCAAGGAGGCGATCAGCGAGCTCGTCACCCGCGGCGCGCTGGAGCGCGAGAGCCACGACTGTCGCAGCTGCGGCGGCGACGGCTGCGCGCAGTGCCGCTACGGCCTGGTCGACCAGATGCCGATCCAGTCCATCAACGGACAGGACACCCTCATCTGGCCGTTTCAGACGGTGATCATCGACGAGTCGCAGGGCTTCAAGTCCCACAGCAGCGCCCGGTTCAAGGCCTTGAAGGCGGTCCGCCCGGCCATCACGCGGCTCATCGAGCTGACCGGCACGCCGAGCCCGAACGGGCTGCACGACTTGTGGAGCCAGATCTACCTGCTCGACCAGGGCGAGGCCCTGGGCCGGACCATCACGGAGTTCCGCAACCGGTGGTTCATCCCGAAGATGGTGCCTGGCACCACCACCCCGGCGAAGTGGATCCCGACCCCGAACGCCGAGGCCGAGATCCATGAGGCCATCAGGCACCTGGTGATGAGCGCGCAGAACACCAACCTCAACCTGCCGGGCCTGACGATCCAGGACGCCAACGTCACCCTCCCGCCGGACCTCATGCAGGCCTACAAGGAGTTCAGGCGCGACCTCGTGCTCGACGTCGTGAAGACCTACCAGGACGAGGACGGAAAGCTCACCCAGAGCGTTGAGTCGATCGTCGCCGAGAACCAGGCGGTCCTCACCAGCAAACTGATGCAGTTCGCCTCGGGGACGCTCTACACGGCCGACCCGGAGGACCCGGCGACCAAGGGCCAGTACGAGGTTATCCACGACAAGAAGCTCGAAATGGCCGAGTACCTGGTGCGCAACAGCGGGGGAGACCCCGTGCTGGTCGCGTACCACTTCCGCTCTGACCTGGAGCAGCTGATGGCGCGCTTCAAGAAGGCGGGCATCGACGCGCAGGTCTTTGACGGCTCGCGGGAGATGGTCCGCCGGTGGAACGCCAAGCAGATCCAGGTGATGCTGCTGCACCCCGCGGCGGCCGGCCACGGCCTGAACCTGCAGGACGGCGGCTCGACGATGATCTGGTACACGCTGCCGTTCTCGCTCGAGCACTACCTGCAGACCAACGGCCGTCTCTACCGCACGGGGCAGACCAAGCCCGTGGTGATCCACCGGATTATCACCAAGGGCACTCAGGACGAGCGGATGCCCGGAGTCCTGGCAGAGAAGCAGCAGGTCCAGGACGACCTCATCTCGGCTGTGTCCGGCGAGGAGGCGATCCTCGTCGCCCTCGAGGAGGAGATCCAGGACGACCTCAACGACCTGTGGGTCTCCGAACGGGTCTGA
- a CDS encoding glutaredoxin family protein, with product MTPTTIGDLPRTAHTAPKITIYGPAECPNCDKAKSLFDRQQPAMQYTKIDIEQGDENHRHITEDLGYAQAPVIVVKLASGRTVHWGGHRQDMLTALVRLCTKGIVPEDRKAAS from the coding sequence ATGACCCCCACCACGATCGGCGACCTGCCCCGGACCGCCCACACCGCGCCGAAAATCACCATCTACGGGCCGGCGGAGTGCCCCAACTGCGACAAGGCCAAGAGCCTGTTCGATCGGCAGCAGCCCGCGATGCAGTACACCAAAATCGACATCGAGCAGGGCGATGAAAACCACCGCCACATCACCGAAGACCTCGGATACGCCCAGGCACCCGTGATCGTCGTCAAGCTGGCCTCCGGCCGCACTGTCCACTGGGGCGGGCACCGCCAGGACATGCTCACCGCCCTCGTCCGGCTGTGCACCAAGGGCATCGTCCCGGAGGACCGGAAGGCGGCGTCCTGA
- a CDS encoding WhiB family transcriptional regulator: MSGEDPDEKWRRDALCAETDPDAFFPEKGGNTTDAKKVCAQCGVRAQCLDYALSADERFGIWGGLSTAERDRLIKTSPVAHRSAAQAQKQERDTLIVAMAGRGIDPRTIADMAEVTDRTVYRVLARHKEREDAVSA; the protein is encoded by the coding sequence ATGAGCGGCGAGGACCCCGACGAGAAGTGGCGCAGGGATGCCCTGTGCGCAGAAACAGACCCCGACGCGTTTTTCCCGGAGAAGGGCGGCAACACCACCGACGCCAAGAAGGTCTGTGCCCAGTGCGGGGTGCGCGCACAGTGCCTGGATTACGCGTTGAGCGCCGACGAGCGCTTCGGCATCTGGGGCGGACTCAGCACCGCCGAACGCGACCGCCTTATCAAGACTTCACCGGTGGCACACCGTAGCGCCGCCCAGGCGCAAAAGCAGGAACGCGACACCCTCATCGTCGCGATGGCCGGCAGAGGGATCGACCCCCGGACCATCGCCGACATGGCCGAGGTCACCGACCGCACCGTCTACCGGGTGCTCGCCCGGCACAAGGAGCGGGAGGACGCCGTCTCCGCCTGA
- a CDS encoding replication-associated recombination protein A, translating to MSAIQPLAARMRPTSLDQIVGQEHLVFPGSPLELLAQGEGATSVLLWGPPGVGKTTIASVIARQTSRRFVELSATSAGVADVRKTLAGAQKALDDDLQTFVFIDEIHRFSKAQQDVLLPAVEAGVISLIGATTENPSFSVNSALVSRSILLVLRPVEDGEVVNLLSRALEEDPVLSATGIGFADPALQIIAGLSSGDVRQALNRLETAVATAQAAGKSVVDREVLEQVTGAALQRYDRDGDQHYDVVSAFIKSMRGSDPDAALHWLARMIEAGEDPRFIARRLVVHASEDVGMADPSVLGIAVAAAQAVQLIGMPEARLNLAQATVAIATAPKSPAVIRGIDQALEDVRRGRTGSVPVHLRDAHYPGAKGLGHGEGYFYPHDFEHGVVLQQYLPDAVRGTQYYRPTGNGFEQTIARRLAAIDQMTVEDRNPLD from the coding sequence ATGAGTGCCATCCAACCCCTGGCCGCCCGCATGCGGCCCACCTCCCTCGACCAGATCGTGGGCCAGGAGCACCTGGTCTTTCCCGGCTCGCCGCTCGAGCTGCTCGCCCAGGGCGAGGGTGCGACCTCGGTCCTGCTCTGGGGTCCGCCCGGCGTCGGCAAGACCACCATCGCCTCGGTGATCGCCCGCCAGACCAGCCGCCGCTTCGTCGAGCTCTCTGCGACCAGCGCCGGCGTAGCCGATGTCCGCAAAACGCTCGCCGGAGCCCAGAAGGCCCTCGACGACGACCTCCAGACGTTCGTGTTCATTGACGAGATCCACCGCTTCTCCAAGGCGCAGCAGGACGTCCTCCTGCCCGCCGTGGAGGCCGGGGTCATCTCGCTCATCGGCGCGACCACCGAGAACCCGAGCTTCTCGGTCAACTCGGCACTGGTCTCGCGCTCAATCCTGCTGGTCCTACGCCCTGTGGAGGACGGCGAGGTCGTGAACCTGCTCTCGCGTGCCCTAGAGGAGGACCCGGTCCTCTCAGCCACCGGGATCGGGTTCGCCGACCCCGCGCTGCAGATCATTGCAGGGCTGTCCAGCGGCGACGTCCGCCAGGCGCTGAACCGGCTGGAGACCGCTGTCGCAACTGCGCAGGCCGCAGGCAAGAGCGTCGTCGACCGCGAGGTGCTGGAGCAGGTCACCGGCGCTGCGCTGCAGCGTTACGACCGCGATGGCGACCAGCACTACGACGTCGTCAGCGCATTCATCAAGAGCATGAGAGGCAGCGACCCGGATGCGGCCCTGCACTGGCTGGCCCGGATGATCGAGGCGGGGGAGGACCCGAGGTTCATCGCACGGCGCTTGGTGGTGCACGCCTCCGAGGACGTCGGCATGGCCGACCCCTCGGTGCTGGGCATCGCAGTGGCCGCCGCCCAGGCCGTCCAGCTGATCGGTATGCCCGAGGCGCGGCTCAACCTCGCTCAGGCAACGGTCGCAATCGCCACGGCCCCCAAGTCGCCGGCCGTCATCCGCGGCATCGACCAAGCGCTGGAAGACGTCCGGCGCGGCCGGACCGGGAGCGTGCCAGTGCACCTGCGCGACGCGCACTACCCGGGCGCGAAGGGCCTCGGGCACGGAGAAGGCTACTTCTACCCTCACGACTTCGAACACGGAGTTGTCTTGCAGCAATACCTACCCGATGCCGTCCGCGGCACACAGTATTACCGTCCTACCGGCAATGGCTTCGAACAAACCATCGCCAGACGGTTGGCTGCGATCGATCAGATGACCGTGGAGGACAGGAACCCCCTCGACTAG
- a CDS encoding class I SAM-dependent methyltransferase, with the protein MNDQEVRRGAGIYSKPVLGFYDLLVVKFSNSLAWRCPSQLMLDQYNRCIGTRHLDVGPGTGWYLANADLPESAEITLMDLNENSVEHAASRLAHTHVSTRGVTANVLEPIPEALGQFDSIAANYVFHCVPGSWADKGVAFKHLGERLAADGVLFGSTILGSGVSHNLIGRGFMALYNRLGIFHNREDDAAGLEAALRRSFDQVKVDVIGTVAVFSARNPLRNGGAGGLD; encoded by the coding sequence ATGAACGACCAGGAAGTGCGCCGCGGCGCAGGTATCTACAGCAAGCCGGTGCTGGGCTTCTACGACCTGCTCGTCGTGAAGTTCTCCAATTCGCTGGCCTGGCGATGCCCCAGCCAGCTCATGCTAGACCAGTACAACCGTTGCATCGGCACCCGCCATCTCGATGTCGGTCCCGGCACTGGTTGGTACCTCGCCAATGCCGACCTCCCCGAATCTGCTGAGATCACACTCATGGACCTCAACGAAAACAGCGTGGAGCACGCAGCGTCCAGACTCGCCCACACCCACGTAAGCACCAGAGGTGTGACCGCGAACGTCCTCGAACCGATCCCCGAGGCTCTCGGCCAATTCGATTCCATCGCGGCGAACTACGTCTTCCACTGCGTTCCCGGCTCCTGGGCGGACAAGGGCGTAGCTTTCAAACACCTAGGGGAGCGGCTCGCTGCTGACGGTGTGCTGTTCGGCAGTACCATCCTGGGCAGTGGCGTGAGCCACAACCTCATCGGCCGCGGCTTCATGGCCCTGTACAACCGCCTGGGCATCTTTCACAACCGCGAAGACGACGCCGCAGGACTTGAGGCTGCACTGCGGCGAAGCTTCGACCAAGTGAAGGTCGACGTCATCGGTACCGTGGCGGTGTTCAGTGCACGAAACCCGTTGCGAAACGGCGGGGCAGGTGGACTCGACTAA
- a CDS encoding SDR family NAD(P)-dependent oxidoreductase: MSDMGRTALVIGATRGIGAATARALLSAGYRTAGTHRTGGTVPEGVLPLEMDVRDGNSIAAGVKAAAADLGGLDVLVVAAGITRDKLLMRMSEEDLSEVMQVNAIGPMLACKAALGPMLRQRGGSIVLVSSMSVKYGVVGQCNYTASKGALEAFARSMAREYAARNIRVNVVAPGATDTDMMADVAEEARMAMLEGIPLGRFGTADEVASAIIHTAENTYMSGATVQVSGGI; the protein is encoded by the coding sequence ATGAGCGACATGGGGAGAACTGCCCTGGTGATCGGTGCAACCCGTGGGATCGGGGCGGCCACGGCTCGAGCCCTGCTCTCCGCCGGCTACCGGACGGCGGGTACGCATCGTACCGGGGGGACCGTGCCCGAGGGGGTGCTCCCCCTCGAGATGGATGTGCGTGACGGTAATTCGATCGCAGCTGGCGTCAAGGCGGCTGCCGCCGACCTGGGTGGTCTGGATGTGCTCGTCGTCGCAGCAGGGATCACCCGCGACAAGCTGCTCATGCGGATGAGCGAGGAGGACCTGAGCGAGGTCATGCAGGTCAATGCGATCGGGCCGATGCTGGCCTGCAAGGCGGCCCTGGGGCCGATGCTGCGGCAGCGCGGCGGATCGATCGTGCTGGTTTCATCCATGTCCGTGAAGTACGGCGTTGTCGGCCAGTGCAATTACACTGCCTCCAAGGGGGCATTGGAAGCGTTTGCACGATCGATGGCCAGGGAGTACGCAGCCCGGAACATCCGGGTGAACGTTGTTGCTCCCGGCGCAACTGATACGGACATGATGGCTGATGTTGCTGAGGAGGCACGGATGGCAATGCTGGAAGGAATCCCGCTGGGTCGGTTCGGGACGGCAGATGAAGTCGCTTCGGCGATCATTCACACCGCGGAGAATACCTACATGTCGGGGGCCACTGTGCAGGTCTCAGGCGGTATTTGA
- a CDS encoding transcriptional regulator codes for MEQRGISSMSLSYLQQLRKGEAHNPRLQHLRALADAFDVPLSYFLEENEPDSATEQELTPQERTIALRVHGLSDGALASIRAIVELARKSEQLDDPPKSPDSAQD; via the coding sequence ATGGAGCAGCGCGGCATCTCCTCGATGTCGCTCAGCTACCTGCAGCAACTGCGCAAGGGGGAGGCCCACAATCCCCGCCTGCAGCACCTCCGAGCCCTGGCCGACGCCTTCGACGTCCCCCTGTCCTACTTCCTGGAGGAGAACGAGCCAGACAGCGCCACCGAGCAGGAGCTGACCCCGCAGGAGCGCACCATCGCCCTGCGTGTGCACGGGCTCAGCGACGGCGCACTGGCCAGCATCCGGGCCATTGTGGAGCTGGCGCGCAAGAGCGAACAGCTCGACGACCCGCCCAAGAGCCCTGATTCCGCTCAAGACTGA
- a CDS encoding LysM peptidoglycan-binding domain-containing protein: MTDTMHRPEEKVADAAPPARVAVQRRDRLGPLGYGGGPVLAAGIMAGGALLFAGWGATQLLTADRSPASDAAAASQHEEGTVTVTLPDRDRNGVPDAFEAKAGNGSSADGQGSGTSASGKGDEDKPAQVPEPKPQPRVYVIQWGDTLTEISAETGVPIGALVEKNRIQDPNLIYAGASLLIPPTA, translated from the coding sequence ATGACGGATACGATGCACAGGCCCGAGGAGAAGGTCGCTGATGCGGCTCCCCCGGCCCGGGTGGCGGTGCAGCGGCGGGACCGGCTTGGGCCCCTGGGCTATGGCGGTGGACCGGTGCTGGCGGCCGGGATCATGGCCGGTGGCGCGCTGCTGTTCGCCGGCTGGGGCGCGACGCAGCTCCTCACTGCTGACCGGAGCCCGGCGAGCGATGCGGCGGCAGCTTCCCAGCACGAGGAGGGCACCGTGACGGTGACCTTGCCGGACCGGGACCGCAACGGGGTCCCGGACGCCTTCGAGGCCAAGGCCGGTAACGGCAGCTCTGCGGACGGCCAGGGTTCGGGCACCTCGGCGTCGGGCAAGGGCGACGAGGACAAGCCGGCGCAGGTCCCCGAGCCGAAGCCACAGCCGCGGGTGTATGTGATCCAGTGGGGTGACACCCTCACGGAGATCTCGGCGGAGACCGGAGTGCCGATCGGGGCCCTGGTCGAGAAGAACCGGATCCAGGATCCGAATCTCATCTACGCCGGGGCCTCGCTGCTCATCCCGCCCACGGCGTGA
- a CDS encoding AAA family ATPase, with translation MKFNDTLTTLIQQSLEVGATPALMGEPGIGKSSFVEALAYSMGTKAFVLPCNQLADKADLTGARLVPYEKTDGTQSYKQVFYPHQVIQECIDYALENPREWPILFLDEINRTTSDVTSGALTLVTLRRMGHIELPENVRLIVAGNDKGNVTTLDEASLSRFAIFHVEPDATTLMSVLGDALNPWVKKVLTQHPGLIFQKSTPNSIVADGRDDDDDDGNVTMAELFDGGEEMNQLTTPRTIDHLSRWLNRVDRQELASHLATPVQIGGRDTSLLNEAIEAFTGDTMFTTQLVAVIAEDLASNSGGPAHNRVNVPKPNCYATLKSAGTVTDLAAQISGLTQNEVSGSLLYAMKEKDDNSRLIEQLAQAAVQIEPEHTRTLFELVTTGQFDRQNLEAFLEVDSPIVAAVKPSLSAFL, from the coding sequence ATGAAGTTCAACGACACCCTGACGACTCTGATCCAGCAGTCCCTCGAGGTCGGGGCCACGCCCGCGCTCATGGGCGAGCCCGGTATCGGCAAGTCCTCCTTCGTCGAGGCTCTCGCCTACTCGATGGGCACCAAAGCCTTCGTCCTGCCCTGCAACCAGCTCGCCGACAAGGCCGACCTCACCGGCGCGCGCCTGGTGCCCTACGAGAAGACCGACGGGACACAGTCCTACAAGCAGGTCTTTTACCCGCACCAGGTCATTCAGGAGTGCATCGACTACGCGCTGGAGAACCCGCGCGAGTGGCCGATCCTCTTCCTCGACGAGATCAACCGCACGACCTCGGACGTGACCTCCGGCGCGCTCACCCTGGTGACCCTGCGGCGCATGGGCCACATCGAACTGCCGGAGAACGTGCGCCTCATCGTGGCGGGCAACGACAAGGGTAACGTCACGACTCTCGACGAGGCCTCGCTGTCGCGCTTCGCGATCTTCCACGTCGAGCCCGATGCGACGACCCTCATGTCCGTCCTCGGTGACGCGCTCAACCCCTGGGTGAAGAAAGTCCTCACCCAGCACCCCGGACTCATCTTCCAGAAGTCGACGCCGAACTCCATCGTGGCCGACGGCCGCGATGACGACGATGACGACGGCAACGTCACCATGGCCGAGCTGTTCGACGGCGGCGAGGAGATGAACCAGCTCACCACGCCGCGCACCATCGACCACCTCTCCCGGTGGCTGAACCGCGTCGACCGCCAGGAGCTGGCAAGCCACCTGGCGACCCCGGTCCAGATCGGCGGCCGCGACACCTCGCTGCTCAACGAGGCGATCGAGGCCTTCACCGGCGACACCATGTTCACCACCCAGCTCGTGGCGGTCATCGCCGAAGACCTCGCATCGAACTCGGGCGGCCCGGCACACAACCGAGTCAACGTGCCAAAGCCGAACTGCTACGCGACCCTCAAGTCCGCGGGCACGGTCACCGACCTCGCCGCGCAGATCTCGGGCCTGACCCAGAACGAGGTCTCCGGCTCGCTGCTCTACGCGATGAAGGAGAAGGATGACAACTCGCGCCTCATCGAGCAGCTGGCGCAGGCCGCCGTCCAGATTGAGCCGGAGCACACGCGCACCCTGTTCGAGCTGGTGACCACCGGGCAGTTCGACCGGCAGAACCTGGAGGCCTTCCTCGAGGTCGACTCGCCGATCGTGGCCGCGGTCAAGCCGTCCCTGTCGGCCTTCCTCTGA
- a CDS encoding AAA family ATPase: MGLNNFTSGSDDDTNSGGTPPSFPPMGGIPSQGGQSDDAVKELLVDYNEKFKNADPTMFRDALIEQVLSVLISRNKPNVLLKGSAGVGKTRIVEDIARRIALGDTLIPDQLKGFTVYELPITNLVAGSGIVGQLEEKVQAVIDFASDPKNKVILFMDEIHQITGGSTSHTDSVLRKVSQVLKPALARGDMRVIGATTSTESRAFDDDPAFARRFTPLIVDELTVEQTLTVLGSVRPGLVAHYRHQIAVSDDVLAETVRIAEENSRAGQHRPDSAITLLDRAMADRVLEQKKLIVQAEAAGDTALVNTLRSIPQVPLTTKRVLDVAKRLMTGNAQRPDFDVATLRATLLGRLRGQDDVLEKLVDRLAREELDLFPTSTPTTWMLAGASGVGKTETAKIIAEQMTGTEPIILNMTEFHTPSDTAKIVGAPPGYVGSDSNRELPFDTLESNPHRVILLDEFEKADKAVQRLFLSAFDEGYIRNAHGKVLDFSKALVICTTNAAREALNRKPVGFGSAPPAVSHRSLTKELAQFFDAELLGRFSLVVGFNPVDEQAYREILAAEYSRQRERILDARPRLGQTLPASIPDDELRAVAEETYVDSQGARPAGKAVRVWIEDRLLAAQAASAASTAFIPPAAAVSDEPEPLAVD; encoded by the coding sequence ATGGGCCTCAACAACTTCACGTCGGGCTCCGACGACGACACGAACAGCGGCGGCACGCCTCCGAGCTTCCCGCCCATGGGCGGCATCCCCAGCCAGGGCGGCCAGTCCGACGACGCCGTCAAGGAGCTCCTCGTCGACTACAACGAGAAGTTCAAGAACGCCGACCCGACGATGTTCCGCGACGCGCTCATCGAGCAGGTCCTCTCCGTCCTGATCAGCCGGAACAAGCCGAACGTGCTCCTGAAGGGCTCCGCCGGCGTTGGTAAGACCCGGATCGTCGAGGACATCGCCCGCCGGATCGCCCTGGGCGACACCCTCATCCCCGACCAGCTCAAGGGCTTCACCGTCTACGAGCTGCCCATCACCAACCTCGTCGCCGGCTCCGGCATCGTCGGGCAGCTGGAGGAGAAGGTCCAGGCCGTCATCGACTTCGCCTCAGACCCCAAGAACAAGGTCATCCTGTTCATGGACGAGATCCACCAAATCACCGGTGGATCCACCTCCCACACCGACTCGGTGCTGCGAAAGGTCTCGCAGGTGCTCAAACCTGCCCTGGCCCGCGGCGACATGCGCGTCATCGGTGCCACCACCTCCACGGAGTCCCGGGCCTTCGACGACGACCCTGCCTTCGCGCGGCGCTTCACCCCGCTCATCGTCGACGAACTGACCGTCGAGCAAACCCTCACGGTGCTCGGCAGTGTCCGTCCGGGCCTGGTGGCGCACTACCGCCACCAGATCGCGGTTTCCGACGATGTCCTGGCGGAGACGGTCCGGATCGCGGAGGAGAACTCCCGTGCCGGGCAGCACCGCCCCGACAGCGCCATCACGCTGCTGGACCGGGCGATGGCCGACCGTGTGCTGGAGCAGAAGAAGCTCATCGTCCAGGCCGAGGCAGCCGGAGACACGGCACTCGTGAACACCCTGCGGTCGATCCCGCAGGTGCCGCTGACTACCAAACGCGTCCTGGACGTGGCCAAGCGTCTGATGACCGGAAACGCCCAGCGTCCGGATTTCGACGTCGCAACCCTCCGGGCGACCCTGCTGGGCCGCCTGCGCGGACAGGACGACGTGCTCGAGAAGCTCGTGGACCGCCTGGCCCGCGAGGAGCTGGACCTGTTCCCGACGTCGACCCCGACAACCTGGATGCTCGCCGGAGCCTCGGGCGTGGGCAAGACCGAGACCGCGAAGATCATTGCGGAGCAGATGACCGGCACCGAGCCGATCATTCTGAACATGACGGAGTTCCACACTCCCTCGGACACCGCGAAGATCGTCGGGGCACCTCCCGGCTACGTGGGCTCGGACTCCAACCGCGAGCTGCCGTTCGACACGCTCGAGTCCAACCCCCACCGGGTGATCCTGCTCGACGAGTTCGAGAAGGCGGACAAAGCCGTGCAGCGGCTATTCCTCTCGGCCTTCGACGAGGGCTACATCCGCAACGCCCACGGCAAGGTGCTGGACTTCTCCAAGGCGCTGGTGATCTGCACGACCAACGCCGCGCGGGAAGCCCTGAACCGCAAGCCGGTCGGCTTCGGCTCGGCCCCGCCGGCGGTCTCCCACCGGTCCCTGACCAAGGAGCTGGCTCAGTTCTTCGACGCAGAGCTGCTCGGGCGGTTCTCACTCGTCGTGGGTTTCAACCCGGTCGACGAGCAGGCCTACCGGGAAATCCTCGCGGCGGAGTACAGCCGCCAGCGCGAACGGATCCTGGACGCCAGGCCCCGCCTGGGCCAGACGCTGCCCGCGTCGATCCCCGACGACGAGCTGCGTGCCGTCGCCGAGGAAACCTACGTCGACTCCCAGGGTGCGCGTCCGGCCGGCAAGGCCGTGCGCGTGTGGATCGAGGACCGGCTGCTCGCCGCCCAGGCTGCGTCGGCTGCGTCGACTGCGTTCATCCCACCCGCAGCCGCCGTCTCCGACGAGCCGGAGCCGCTGGCCGTCGATTGA